From the Plodia interpunctella isolate USDA-ARS_2022_Savannah chromosome 5, ilPloInte3.2, whole genome shotgun sequence genome, one window contains:
- the g gene encoding AP-3 complex subunit delta gives MALKKVKGNFERMFDKNLTDLVRGIRNNKDNEAKYIAQCMEEIKVELRQDNIAVKANAVAKLTYLQMLGYDISWAIFNIIEVMSSNKFTYKRIGYLAASQSFHADSELLMLTTNMIRKDLNAQNQYEAGLALSGLSCFISHDLARDLANDIMTLMSSTKPYLRMKAVLMMYKVFLRYPEALRPAFPKLKEKLEDPDPGVQSAAVNVVCELARKNPKNYLSLAPVFFKLMTTSTNNWMLIKIIKLFGALTPLEPRLGKKLIEPLTNLIHSTSAMSLLYECINTVIAVLISISSGMPGHAASVQLCVQKLRILIEDSDQNLKYLGLLAMSRILKSHPKSVQAHKDLVLACLDDKDESIRLRALGLLYGMVSKKNLMEIVKKLMVHMERAEGTLYRDELLTRMIEICSQNNYQHVVDFEWYVTVLAELTEMETSAKHGIILARQLTEVGARVADVRTFAARECASLCARCAATPGPASREVLYAAAFVLAEYCEEESVMRSSISPLLVCAGAGGGHMRARAVCVHAALKLAAKLLLRYEAGRKAQAIQVLDETLAGMRPLLCSEDMEVQERAHNATALLAMVLRRLQPEPPADVASLVDHDQSNGIEKEAEEGMNGENEQGFSGGLIEELADLFEGELKPVAPKAQKKVPMPPDLDLSQWLSRSHWSSSSSSSSEEEREAVFAAPPPDPRPTAQFTPEEREMLREARRQEQANNPHYLKDDSPRSYQQEDVAVAEIALEVPLQIYTKRSDKYLISRESSKKNKKEKRPSKKRKSKKDRHSTESDSDDEYSMVTSRPAVAAGGELPAGAAPSDEEPPPPADDPHRALDLDLDLPLREEELLTSRINQYPSPESGLLKKKTKESKKTKSMNKNNTEKSKKKKEKKAKHSKDLDLMLSEGNSVNEGLLIEEINKPDDVVKGAGDGEPLVDNHVKNSKTDKHKKSKKDSKDKDLKKKKASKKDKHETKTGYEEALGISTPSKEVI, from the exons ATGGCTTTAAAAAAAGTCAAAGGAAATTTCGAAAGAATGTTCGATAAAAATCTCACAGATTTAGTACGAGGAAtacgaaataataaagataatgaG GCTAAGTACATAGCTCAATGTATGGAAGAAATTAAAGTTGAACTGCGACAGGATAACATAGCAGTGAAAGCTAATGCGGTCGCTAAGTTGAcatat ctTCAAATGCTTGGATATGATATATCATGGgcaatattcaatattatagAAGTTATGAgctcaaataaatttacatacaaaaggATTGGCTATTTAGCTGCTAGTCAGTCATTCCATGCAGATTCAGAATTGCTTATGCTGACCACTAACATGATCCGGAAGGATCTTAATGCCCAGAATCAGTATGAAGCAGGTCTTGCTCTTAGTGGTCTTAGCTGTTTTATTTCACATGATTTGGCAAGAGATCTTGCTAATGATATTATGACTTTG ATGAGCTCAACAAAACCATATCTCAGAATGAAGGCAGTGCTTATGATGTATAAGGTATTTTTAAGGTATCCAGAGGCACTAAGGCCAGCTTTTCCTAAGCTCAAGGAGAAATTAGAGGACCCTGACCCTG gTGTTCAGTCAGCTGCTGTAAATGTGGTCTGTGAACTGGCTCGTAAGAATCCCAAGAACTATTTGTCATTAGCACCGGTCTTTTTTAAGTTGATGACAACCTCTACCAATAACTGGATGCTAAtcaagataattaaattg TTTGGTGCCTTAACCCCATTAGAGCCTCGACTTGGCAAGAAACTGATAGAACCATTaactaatttaatacataG CACGTCGGCGATGTCGCTGCTGTACGAGTGCATCAACACGGTGATCGCGGTGCTGATCAGCATCAGCTCGGGCATGCCCGGCCACGCCGCCTCCGTGCAGCTCTGCGTGCAGAAACTGAGGATACTCATCGAGGACAGTGATCAGAACT tGAAGTACTTGGGGCTACTGGCCATGTCCCGGATACTGAAGTCCCATCCGAAGTCAGTGCAGGCGCACAAGGACCTGGTACTGGCGTGTCTCGACGACAAGGACGAGTCCATTAGACTGCGGGCGCTTGGATTGCTGTATGGAATG GTTTCAAAGAAGAATCTGATGGAGATAGTGAAGAAGCTGATGGTGCACATGGAGCGCGCGGAGGGCACGCTGTACCGCGACGAGCTGCTCACGCGCATGATTGAGATCTGTTCGCAGAACAACTACCAGCACGTGGTAGACTTCGAGTGGTACGTCACCGTGCTCGCGGAGCTCACCGAGATGGAGACCAGCGCTAAACATG GTATAATCCTCGCACGTCAGCTGACGGAGGTGGGCGCGCGTGTGGCGGACGTGCGCACGTTCGCGGCGCGCGAGTGCGCGTCGCTGTGCGCGCGCTGCGCCGCGACGCCCGGCCCCGCCTCCAGGGAGGTGCTGTACGCCGCCGCCTTCGTGCTCGCCGAGTACTGCGA AGAGGAGTCAGTGATGCGGTCGTCGATCTCCCCGCTGCTGGTGTGCGCAGGCGCGGGCGGCGGCCACATGCGTGCGCGGGCCGTGTGCGTGCACGCGGCGCTCAAGCTGGCCGCCAAGCTGCTGCTGCGCTACGAGGCCGGACGCAAGGCGCAGGCCATACAG GTGTTGGACGAAACATTGGCGGGCATGCGGCCACTGCTCTGCAGCGAAGACATGGAGGTGCAAGAACGCGCTCACAACGCCACGGCATTGCTGGCGATGGTGCTGCGGCGGCTGCAGCCGGAGCCGCCCGCCGACGTCGCCAGCCTCGTCGACCACGACCAGAg CAACGGCATAGAGAAGGAAGCTGAGGAGGGCATGAACGGTGAGAACGAACAGGGCTTCAGCGGCGGTCTGATCGAAGAGTTGGCCGATCTGTTCGAAGGGGAACTGAAACCCGTCGCGCCCAAAGCACAGAAGAAAGTGCCCATGCCGCCTGA CCTTGACCTGAGCCAATGGCTGTCGCGGTCGCACTGGTCGTCGTCGAGCTCGAGCTCGTCGGAGGAGGAGCGCGAGGCGGTGTTCGCGGCGCCGCCCCCCGACCCCCGCCCCACCGCGCAGTTCACGCCCGAGGAGAGAGAGATG CTGCGCGAGGCGAGACGCCAGGAGCAGGCCAACAACCCTCACTACCTGAAGGACGACTCCCCGCGCTCGTACCAGCAGGAAGACGTAGCTGTGGCTGAGATCGCCCTTGAAGTGCCCCTGCAAATTTATA CCAAGAGATCtgataagtacttaatttcaAGAGAAAgctcaaagaaaaataaaaaggagaAACGTCCGTCCAAGAAGCGAAAGAGCAAAAAAGATAGACATTCCACCGAGTCAGACAGCGATGACG AGTACAGTATGGTAACGTCACGGCCGGCGGTGGCGGCGGGCGGCGAGCTGCCGGCGGGCGCGGCGCCGTCGGACGAGgagccgccgccgcccgccgaCGACCCGCACCGCGCGCTCGACCTCGACCTCGACCT GCCTCTTCGAGAGGAAGAATTATTGACGTCCAGAATAAACCAGTATCCGTCGCCCGAGAGTGGTCTTTTGAAGAAAAAGACAAAAGAATCTAAGAAAACCAAATCTATGAACAAGAATAATACCGAAAAGtctaagaaaaagaaagagaagaaaGCTAAACACAGCAAAGATTTAGATTTAATGTTATCAGAGGGTAATAGCGTAAATGAAGGATTGCTTATAGAGGAGATAAACAAACCGGATGACGTCGTCAAAGGAGCAGGCGATGGCGAACCACTAGTCGACAACCACGTGAAGAACAGTAAGACTGACAAACATAAGAAGTCGAAGAAGGATTCTAAAGATAAAGACCTTAAGAAAAAGAAGGCTTCTAAGAAAG ataAACATGAAACAAAGACGGGCTACGAGGAAGCTCTAGGTATTTCTACACCTAGTAAGGAAGTTATATAG
- the LOC128669869 gene encoding COMM domain-containing protein 2-like, whose protein sequence is MIIFLSELQKEHLSLLQQHSTQVLIDFCKLSIDYLNNGINNKKYNIAAEKLGVSFTVVQNLVHALLYLIVEACKYNLSEPDFKSSLAIAGFSEEQQDVLVKLYSTKNVELSNTLSLLQQKDPSYQDFTWRFEVQIASRSCIEEIRPTISMDFVVTTPKNFGQIAQVASFTNETKNVSPIHVNSSIQEAKASSHCQNIINHHLLQCDLPNLIHMTNVLEQALKESKSQHVRKVQRAL, encoded by the exons atgataatatttttaagtgaacTGCAAAAAGAGCACTTGAGTCTTCTCCAGCAACATTCCACGCAAG tcTTGATCGACTTTTGTAAACTTTCTATAGACTACTTGaataatggaataaataataaaaaatataacattgcaGCAG agaaGTTGGGTGTTTCATTTACTGTTGTCCAGAATCTTGTACATGCCTTATTATACCTCATTGTTGAAGCTTGCAAGTACAAT TTATCAGAACCAGATTTCAAATCATCACTAGCCATCGCAGGCTTCTCGGAAGAGCAGCAGGATGTGTTGGTCAAGTTGTACTCCACAAAGAATGTTGAATTATCTAATACCTTGAGCTTACTGCAACAAAAGGATCCCAGCTACCAAGATTTCACATGGAGGTTTGAAGTTCAG ATTGCATCAAGGAGTTGCATTGAAGAAATCAGACCTACAATTTCCATGGATTTTGTAGTGACTACACCAAAAAATTTTGGACAAATAGCACAAGTTGCAAGCTTTacaaatgaaactaaaaatgtatCACCTATTCATGTTAATTCTAGTATACAAGAAGCAAAAGCATCTAGTCATTGTCAGAATATCATTAATCACCACCTGCTACAATGTGATTTGCCTAATTTAATTCATATGACAAATGTATTAGAACAAGCATTAAAAGAATCAAAGAGTCAGCATGTGCGTAAAGTCCAAAGAgctttataa